From a region of the Nitrospirota bacterium genome:
- a CDS encoding 6-hydroxymethylpterin diphosphokinase MptE-like protein — protein MAKVGQIEYDPFGRPLGIVTIFRLFSDKSGNIANYKAVAPNFFNRDAKLWFKATDDSIWMRGCIERQNAAYEQNKSTIAKWHNEMRDFSWPQADIVFIVGPGPSLKKNAHQLRRIAGIEGVAIIGLNSVAKICPQDLTDFMTADALVPSDCFENLRESTRIWAGIQSNPAICQKNPFWWVGEEKSPFYDPIKREFPNLPTLFTGLTISLSALHLAKNMGANTVVFVGHDACWYDRRGMKTERKIKDMRNLPCWTDEIYFYSAAHLMGAIYWMLVNKVRVINATQRGLLCGSWRNPPVSLEQKRLFEVVDEVRASHGMAERKTEEIACSS, from the coding sequence TTGGCCAAAGTTGGCCAAATCGAATATGACCCCTTCGGCAGGCCACTCGGCATTGTGACGATTTTTCGGCTTTTTTCGGACAAGTCGGGAAATATCGCGAATTACAAGGCAGTAGCTCCGAATTTCTTCAATCGAGATGCGAAGCTTTGGTTCAAGGCGACCGATGATTCCATTTGGATGCGAGGTTGTATAGAAAGGCAGAATGCGGCATACGAGCAGAACAAAAGCACAATTGCAAAGTGGCATAACGAGATGAGAGATTTCAGTTGGCCGCAAGCTGATATTGTTTTCATCGTTGGCCCCGGTCCTTCACTCAAAAAAAATGCTCACCAGCTGCGAAGGATTGCAGGAATAGAAGGCGTCGCCATCATAGGTCTCAATAGCGTTGCAAAAATTTGTCCTCAGGATTTGACCGACTTTATGACTGCCGATGCCTTAGTGCCATCCGACTGCTTTGAGAATTTGAGAGAATCAACTCGAATATGGGCTGGCATACAAAGCAATCCAGCGATATGTCAGAAAAATCCATTTTGGTGGGTAGGCGAAGAAAAATCCCCATTTTACGACCCAATCAAAAGAGAGTTCCCAAATCTGCCGACTCTTTTCACGGGACTTACGATTTCTCTTTCGGCTCTACATCTTGCGAAGAACATGGGAGCAAATACGGTTGTATTTGTCGGACATGATGCTTGCTGGTACGACCGGCGCGGAATGAAAACCGAGAGGAAAATCAAGGACATGAGGAATCTACCCTGCTGGACGGATGAAATCTATTTCTATTCGGCAGCCCATCTCATGGGCGCGATTTACTGGATGCTCGTCAACAAAGTCCGCGTGATAAATGCGACACAGCGAGGCTTGCTATGCGGTAGCTGGCGCAATCCCCCAGTATCGCTTGAACAAAAGAGGCTTTTCGAGGTTGTTGATGAGGTCAGAGCCAGTCATGGCATGGCCGAAAGGAAAACCGAGGAAATCGCTTGCTCTTCCTGA
- a CDS encoding DUF5309 family protein — protein MANIIGAVLASAQAGAREDLDDKIFDASPYETPLLSSLPREDAKNQKHEWIEDQITALTDTINEGATFSASDTILTVSNGDRWTPNDIILCESEYMMITAVSGNNLTVIRGWGGSTAAIHADGSTLYKIGTAMIESADARSANTTTRSRAYNYTQIFEHTVQVSGTTYDCVWVGGQLWLTEVDKELKEHAREINRCLYWGRRVEPTSSARGGMGGLRQWITSEAINRNGTCTLQQYETFLRGIIENGGHPKVAMASALGLQAINGWSEGKLQTFGGDKQFGVAVGRLMTCFGEQEVILDSQDLNLGTDDYAGEIYALQMDLLAFSQLRKTKLEKLAKAGDYESGMIITECTLHRACEYAHGRLYNISGTA, from the coding sequence ATGGCAAACATAATCGGCGCTGTCCTTGCATCAGCTCAGGCAGGAGCGAGAGAGGACTTGGACGACAAAATTTTCGATGCTTCGCCATACGAGACACCTCTTCTTTCTTCCCTGCCAAGAGAGGATGCAAAGAATCAGAAACATGAGTGGATAGAAGACCAGATAACGGCCCTCACGGATACCATCAACGAGGGAGCAACGTTTTCTGCTTCTGATACCATACTTACGGTTTCAAATGGTGACCGCTGGACGCCCAACGATATCATCCTCTGTGAAAGCGAATACATGATGATAACGGCCGTGAGCGGCAACAACCTGACGGTGATCCGCGGCTGGGGTGGTTCAACGGCTGCGATTCATGCGGATGGCTCGACCTTGTACAAAATCGGCACAGCCATGATTGAGAGTGCGGATGCTCGAAGCGCGAATACCACAACGCGCAGCAGAGCCTACAACTACACTCAGATATTTGAACATACCGTTCAGGTATCTGGAACCACCTACGACTGTGTCTGGGTTGGTGGTCAACTATGGCTTACCGAGGTTGACAAGGAACTCAAAGAGCACGCACGCGAAATCAATCGCTGCCTCTACTGGGGCAGGAGAGTTGAGCCGACGTCAAGTGCCCGAGGCGGAATGGGTGGTCTGCGACAATGGATCACATCAGAAGCCATCAATAGGAATGGCACATGCACGCTCCAGCAGTACGAAACGTTCCTACGGGGCATAATTGAGAACGGTGGACACCCAAAGGTTGCAATGGCTTCTGCGCTGGGCCTTCAGGCCATCAACGGATGGAGCGAAGGCAAGCTTCAGACGTTCGGCGGAGACAAGCAATTCGGCGTGGCCGTCGGAAGGCTCATGACGTGTTTCGGAGAGCAGGAGGTCATTCTTGACTCGCAAGACCTGAACCTCGGCACGGACGACTATGCTGGCGAAATCTACGCGCTCCAGATGGATTTGCTGGCATTCTCGCAACTTCGCAAGACGAAGCTGGAAAAGCTCGCCAAAGCTGGGGACTACGAGTCGGGGATGATAATCACAGAATGCACCCTCCATCGAGCATGTGAGTATGCTCATGGGAGGCTCTACAATATCTCTGGCACGGCGTAG